The following coding sequences lie in one Opisthocomus hoazin isolate bOpiHoa1 chromosome 7, bOpiHoa1.hap1, whole genome shotgun sequence genomic window:
- the LOC104328178 gene encoding cytosolic phospholipase A2 epsilon, translating to MQSVLSFASGWQGLLGQTQITRDVYLTATIMEQDGILSQELITQTTHLGEGIMQLNPDGEQQTPVTKIESALCYLLTIRVIRARNIHQADVLSQTDCYVSLWLPAASANKFQTKTIKNCKDPVWNETFYFRIQSQVKNVLELALCDKDVVTPDDHLFTVYFDIAKLSLGEQVFMHFKCDSQRQEELEVGFALDNISGPPETIITNGVLVSRKICCLEVQVVEKKTKKKKSLSKKEFSFKVQGSYEGTQDIVLGSDLVFSSSSPAKFHYARYKQPTLDVMLPGKKPPPPFCSCVYDTNSSSPSMELHSLPSGKNMTLTEDKGFYLYAKAEDCPDVLDVRLGFDLCVQEQDFLRKRQKHVASALKKVLQLEQDLLDHETPVVAIMTTGGGMRSLTALYGSLQGLKKLHLLDCATYLTGLSGTTWTMSNLYRDAEWSQKDLDKQISEARKHMTKCKINSLSLEYLKYYKNQLCQRKREGRKTTFIDLWGLVLESLLHDGKDNHRLSDQQRAIDRGQNPLPIYTAVNIKNNYSTVDFKEWVEFTPYEVGLQKYGAFVHTEDFGSEFFMGRLMKKVPESRICFLEGMWSSLFSLNVLYIWNLSHSSEDFWHRWTQDKIDTIEEEPLLPLKLHELQTRLFTPPGPFGSALRSALTDRPCIAQDHNFLKGFQMDNDYLENKHFCRWKDTVLDTLPNQLTQSEEFLSLVDTGFFINTSVMPLLKPERKVDVILHLNYSAGSQIQALDQTCKYCSEQGILFPRVDLSEEDRKNLKECYLFDGAETPGAPVLLFFPLINDTFQKYKAPGQKRSESDMADGEVDLYSRCSPYSTYSVQYTEKAYDRLVQLGEYNILNNEDLIMQALHTAVARKRQKRK from the exons ATGCAGTCAGTGCTGAGCTTTGCCTCTGGCTGGCAGGGTTTATTGGGTCAGACACAG ATAACACGGGACGTGTACCTGACAGCAACCATAATGGAGCAAGATGGCATTTTATCTCAG GAGCTGATCACTCAAACCACTCATCTAGGAGAAGGAATTATGCAGCTGAATCCTGATGGGGAACAGCAGACTCCTGTTACAAAG ATAGAATCAGCTCTGTGTTACTTACTGACTATAAGAGTCATAAGAGCAAGAAATATCCACCAGGCAGATGTCT TAAGCCAGACTGATTGCTACGTAAGCCTGTGGCTCCCAGCTGCTTCAGCCAACAAATTTCAGACTAAAACCATCAAGAATTGTAAAGATCCAGTCTGGAATGAAACCTTCTACTTCAGGATCCAGAGTCAGGTCAAG aaTGTGCTGGAGCTGGCACTCTGTGATAAGGATGTGGTTACTCCAGATGACCACCTCTTCACGGTGTACTTCGATATAGCCAAACTTTCCCTGGGAGAGCAAGTCTTCATGCACTTCAAGTGTGATTCACAG aGACAAGAGGAGCTAGAGGTGGGATTTGCATTGGATAATAT TTCAGGCCCTCCTGAAACCATCATTACTAATGGAGTACTAGTG TCTCGCAAAATCTGCTGCTTGGAAGTCCAGGTGGTTGagaagaagacaaagaagaagaaatcttTATCAA AGAAAGAATTCTCCTTTAAAGTGCAAGGCTCTTATGAAGGCACCCAAGACATTGTGCTGGGATCTGATCTGGtcttcagctcctcctctcctgccaaATTCCATTATGCCAGATACAAGCAGCCAACGCTGGATGTTATGCTACCAGGGAAGAAACCACCTCCGCCCTTT tgctCCTGTGTGTATGATACAAACTCAAGCTCTCCAAGCATGGAACTTCATTCCCTTCCAAGTGGAAAAAACATGACCTTAACAGAG GATAAAGGATTTTATTTATACGCAAAGGCAGAAGACTG CCCAGATGTCCTTGATGTGCGTTTGGGGTTTGATCTCTGTGTGCAGGAGCAAGACTTTCTACGCAAAAGGCAGAAGCATGTtgcttctgctctgaagaaggtcctgcagctggaacAGGATTTGCTGGACCATGAG ACCCCAGTGGTGGCCATCATGACTACAGGAGGAGGGATGAGATCTTTGACCGCACTGTATGGCAGTCTACAGGGGCTCAAGAAACTCCACCTCTTGGATTGTGCCACATACCTGACTGGTTTGTCTGGTACTACATG GACAATGTCAAACTTGTACAGAGATGCTGAGTGGTCACAAAAGGATCTTGACAAGCAAATCAGCGAGGCTCGAAAACATAtgacaaaatgcaaaataaattcccTTTCCTTGGAATATTTGAAGTATTACAAAAACCAGCTGTGTCAACGGAAAAGAGAGGGCCGCAAAACAACTTTTATAGATCTCTGGGGGCTTGTCCTGGAATCTTTATTGCATGATGGG AAAGACAACCATAGACTCTCTGATCAGCAACGGGCCATTGATCGTGGTCAGAACCCATTGCCTATCTATACTGCAGTCAATATTAAGAACAACTATAGCACTGTGGATTTCAAAG AATGGGTGGAGTTCACCCCTTATGAGGTGGGTTTGCAAAAATATGGAGCTTTTGTTCACACTGAGGATTTTGGCAGTGAGTTCTTCATGGGTCGGTTGATGAAGAAGGTCCCTGAATCCCGGATCTGCTTCTTAGAAG GCATGTGGAGTAGTTTATTTTCATTGAATGTGTTATATATCTGGAATCTGTCCCATTCATCAGAAGATTTCTGGCACAGGTGGACCCAGGACAAAATCGACACTATAG AGGAGGAACCCCTCCTACCACTGAAGTTACATGAGCTGCAGACTCGCCTGTTCACCCCTCCTGGCCCGTTCGGCAGTGCTCTTCGCAGTGCTCTCACCGACCGCCCCTGCATTGCCCAGGATCACAACTTCCTAAAGGGTTTCCAGATGGATAATGACTACCTGGAGAACAAGCACTTCTGCAGATGGAAAG ATACTGTGTTAGACACACTTCCCAACCAGCTGACACAATCAGAGGAATTCCTGTCTCTGGTGGATACAGGATTTTTCATCAATACAAGCGTCATGCCACTTCTAAAACCAGAGAGAAAGGTGGATGTCATTCTGCATTTAAATTACAGTGCAGGATCCCAGATACAG GCTCTGGACCAGACCTGCAAGTACTGCTCAGAGCAGGGAATCCTTTTTCCCAGAGTGGACTTGAGTGAAGAAGACAGGAAAAACCTGAAGGAATGTTACCTTTTTGATGGTGCTGAGACTCCAGGAGCACCAGTACTGCTATTTTTCCCACTAATTAATGATACTTTCCAAAAATACAAAGCACCAG GTCAGAAGCGCTCAGAGTCAGACATGGCAGATGGTGAAGTTGATCTCTACAGCCGTTGTTCCCCTTATTCAACATATTCAGTCCAATACACTGAGAAGGCATATGACCGTCTGGTTCAGCTGGGTGAATACAACATTCTGAATAATGAGGACCTCATTATGCAGGCCCTGCACACAGCAGTGGCAcggaaaaggcagaaaaggaaataa